A genomic window from Lotus japonicus ecotype B-129 chromosome 1, LjGifu_v1.2 includes:
- the LOC130727492 gene encoding protein OXIDATIVE STRESS 3 LIKE 4-like encodes MEVLVGPTFTIESPPRDGEADGSLFSGDAQRYRISGPPKFFTGGSPEPESSSSIGTPDDSEEDEEEVQSGLKGRTGLGSLDCLEDSLPIKRGLSSHFDGKSKSFTDLSQVSTLNEINELKKQESPFNKRRRVLIASKWSRKSSFYSWSNPQSMPLFPVTEDLDDDYEEEEEEEDAEKARKVPSASSSSSSSLAEEKKQEDPVQMRHNRIPESYAAHMRLRLGSFKSRSFSLADLQEHDDEEEDDHY; translated from the exons ATGGAGGTTTTGGTGGGTCCCACTTTCACCATCGAGTCTCCGCCGCGTGACGGCGAGGCCGACGGGAGCCTCTTCAGCGGGGACGCACAGCGGTACCGGATCTCGGGGCCGCCGAAGTTTTTCACCGGTGGGTCGCCGGAGCCGGAGAGTTCGTCGTCGATCGGAACACCGGATGACAGcgaggaggatgaggaggaggtgCAGAGCGGGTTGAAGGGAAGAACTGGGTTGGGTTCTTTGGATTGTTTGGAGGATTCTCTTCCCATCAA GAGGGGATTATCAAGCCATTTTGATGGAAAATCAAAGTCTTTCACGGATCTATCTCAAGTAAGCACTTTGAATGAAATCAATGAATTGAAGAAGCAAGAGAGTCCTTTCAACAAGAGAAGAAGGGTACTAATTGCATCCAAGTGGTCCAGAAAATCTTCCTTTTATTCATGGTCCAACCCACAATCCATGCCTCTTTTTCCTGTGACTGAGGATCTTGATGATGAttatgaagaagaggaagaagaagaagacgcaGAGAAGGCAAGAAAAGTTCCCTCTGCCTCatcatcctcttcttcctctttagctgaggaaaagaaacaagaagatCCAGTGCAAATGAGGCACAATAGAATACCTGAATCTTATGCTGCTCACATGAGGCTCAGACTAGGGAGCTTCAAGTCAAGAAGCTTTTCTCTAGCAGATCTGCAAGAACatgatgatgaggaagaagatgatcaCTATTAA
- the LOC130727493 gene encoding probable WRKY transcription factor 17, producing the protein MTVELMGFPQMDQQKKAIQEAANEGLKGMEHLINLLSHQPSHLQTDLTDVTVSNFKKLISLLNRTGHARFRRAPLPSTPTPPQPNPIAVHHPKPTVAQSLTLDFTKPNNFLTSNAKSLELEFSKETTTFSVSSNSSFLSSAITGDGSVSNGKLGSSIFLTPAVSAGGKPPLSSTTPSKKRCHEHSGDPSGSNTKCHCTKRRKNRVKKTIRVPAVSSKVADIPADEYSWRKYGQKPIKGTPYPRGYYKCSTVRGCPARKHVERATDDPAMLIVTYEDEHDHGIQTAMHDNISGAVGFVYEST; encoded by the exons ATGACGGTGGAGCTCATGGGGTTCCCTCAAATGGACCAACAGAAGAAAGCAATTCAAGAGGCTGCAAACGAAGGCTTAAAAGGCATGGAGCATCTCATCAATCTCCTCTCTCACCAACCCTCTCATCTCCAAACAGATCTAACCGACGTAACCGTTTCCAACTTCAAAAAACTCATCTCCCTCCTCAACCGCACCGGCCACGCCCGCTTCCGCCGCGCACCTCTCCCCTCCACCCCCACTCCGCCACAACCTAATCCCATCGCCGTTCACCACCCTAAGCCCACCGTCGCACAATCCCTGACTCTCGACTTCACAAAACCCAACAACTTCTTGACCTCCAACGCTAAGTCGTTAGAGCTCGAATTCTCCAAGGAAACAACAACGTTTAGCGTCTCCTCCAACTCCTCCTTCCTCTCCTCTGCCATCACCGGCGATGGCAGCGTCTCCAACGGCAAACTAGGCTCCTCCATCTTCCTCACCCCGGCGGTCTCCGCCGGCGGGAAGCCTCCCCTCTCATCAACAACTCCGTCCAAGAAAAGGTGCCACGAGCACTCCGGCGATCCCTCCGGCTCCAACACCAAGTGCCACTGCACCAAGAGAAG GAAGAATCGGGTGAAGAAGACGATAAGGGTGCCGGCGGTGAGTTCGAAGGTGGCGGATATTCCGGCGGACGAGTACTCATGGAGGAAGTACGGTCAGAAACCGATCAAGGGCACACCATACCCACG TGGTTATTACAAGTGCAGCACCGTGAGAGGGTGTCCGGCGAGGAAACACGTGGAGCGGGCAACGGATGATCCGGCGATGCTGATTGTGACGTACGAGGATGAGCACGATCATGGGATTCAGACCGCGATGCATGATAACATTTCTGGTGCTGTGGGTTTCGTATACGAGTCAACGTAA
- the LOC130710571 gene encoding uncharacterized protein LOC130710571, whose protein sequence is MSDKYKQFKPVLMRKETGTKKCDCLFRLKARYTSEDGLWRLTVVRGDHNHAPAETLVGHAYAGRLTSQEKDMVGKMVDNKVKSGNMLLALKDVNPQNLTTIRQVYNERMTHIRVKRGQLSDMQHLMRLLEEDKYTHWSRTKEGSTVIRSLFWAHPVSIQLFNQFPTVVLLDSTYKINKYRIPLPEMVSMTSVGFTYTIAFGYMCNEREPEVTWALQKLRGLLLREEDMPKVMVTDKDTALMNAVTTTFPTATHLLRQFHIVKCVKAKCKLTIKDNEMWDDVGDAWNRVMYAESAEEFNASMDFLRSLFGEPSDLMHYIKETWLSFKHKFAKYAIDRYMHMGNTTTNRVEGAHAKLKACIKDRKSDMCAAWAAIHRCTLLQHTRINAAFHASIFIGEHTLKEKLYDNLHGVVSRYALMLIAKEKARVGKCGCTMRRTHDLPCSCQIGRMATIPLTAMDQHWRRLTSTSAPDESQPVLGLSIATELEVIVNMFEEANVSRRQAIKEGLREIAYPDQTSMCPPPNKLPTRGRPNEPKGSTIRIPSSWENADAIAGSKQASNSSAPQGKGRKTRSAKRKSIPLKQSAPKKRSKRIASNSAKLTPQHPKGKVYSANYIHEVPEFLREYVIDIPNVEDDGNCGYICIASLMGKGEQNWRQVLQDMIKELRLRQGVYHGMYGTNTCYEKVLQALHLAPNEFATEEKWLCVPDMGHVVATMYQIVFVTLSNRGGATYFPPTGPVLHPLENQIICLLFVNNNHWVKELISSDFPLPTVNPQWMYHCTVEARGWQLPYLDRMILFNELYRKANVDIHKIDGIINLAED, encoded by the exons ATGAGCGACAAGTACAAACAGTTCAAGCCTGTGTTGATGCGGAAGGAGACAGGAACCAAGAAATGTGATTGTCTGTTCAGGCTCAAGGCGAGATACACATCAGAAGATGGTTTGTGGAGGTTGACTGTAGTACGTGGAGACCACAACCATGCGCCAGCCGAGACTCTGGTTGGCCATGCCTATGCCGGTCGCCTTACAAGTCAAGAAAAGGATATGGTGGGTAAAATGGTTGACAATAAAGTCAAGTCAGGTAACATGTTGCTGGCATTGAAGGATGTCAACCCTCAGAATCTGACTACCATACGGCAAGTGTACAATGAGCGGATGACACACATTAGGGTCAAGAGGGGACAATTGTCAGACATGCAGCACTTGATGAGGTTGTTGGAGGAAGACAAGTACACGCACTGGTCCAGAACTAAAGAGGGTTCCACGGTGATCCGGTCCTTATTCTGGGCCCATCCAGTTTCCATCCAACTGTTCAACCAATTTCCTACTGTTGTCTTGCTTGATAGCACGTACAAGATCAACAAGTATAGGATACCATTGCCGGAGATGGTTAGTATGACATCAGTTGGATTCACATACACCATTGCTTTTGGCTACATGTGCAATGAGCGTGAACCTGAAGTTACATGGGCACTTCAAAAACTAAGGGGGTTGCTACTTAGGGAGGAGGACATGCCTAAAGTCATGGTTACTGACAAAGACACTGCTTTGATGAACGCAGTTACAACCACATTCCCCACAGCAACTCACTTGCTACGCCAATTCCATATTGTTAAGTGTGTGAAGGCAAAGTGCAAGCTCACTATCAAAGACAATGAGATGTGGGATGATGTCGGGGACGCATGGAATAGAGTCATGTATGCCGAGTCAGCGGAGGAGTTTAATGCGAGCATGGACTTCTTACGTTCACTTTTTGGGGAGCCCTCTGACCTCATGCATTACATTAAGGAAACTTGGTTGTCGTTTAAGCACAAGTTTGCGAAGTATGCGATTGACCGTTATATGCACATGGGTAACACAACTACAAACAG GGTTGAAGGTGCACACGCAAAACTGAAAGCGTGCATCAAAGATAGGAAGAGTGACATGTGTGCGGCTTGGGCAGCTATACATAGGTGCACACTTCTCCAGCATACAAGGATTAATGCTGCTTTTCATGCAAGTATCTTCATCGGAGAGCACACATTGAAGGAGAAGTTGTACGACAACCTGCATGGTGTAGTCTCAAGATATGCGCTCATGTTGATCGCAAAGGAGAAAGCGCGCGTTGGAAAATGCGGCTGCACTATGAGGAGGACACACGACCTGCCTTGTTCATGTCAGATTGGTAGGATGGCCACTATTCCATTGACGGCAATGGACCAACATTGGAGGAGGCTTACATCAACATCTGCACCTGATGAATCCCAACCTGTTTTGGGATTGAGCATTGCGACAGAGTTAGAGGTCATTGTAAATATGTTTGAAGAAGCTAATGTTTCGAGAAGACAAGCTATCAAAGAGGGGCTTCGGGAGATTGCATACCCAGATCAGACTTCTATGTGTCCTCCTCCAAACAAGTTGCCTACAAGGGGTCGGCCTAATGAACCTAAGGGTTCTACCATACGCATTCCTTCATCTTGGGAGAATGCTGATGCAATAGCTGGGTCAAAGCAAGCTAGCAACTCATCAGCTCCACAAGGCAAGGGGCGTAAGACCCGGTCGGCAAAACGGAAGAGCATTCCTTTGAAGCAATCTGCacctaagaagagaagcaaaaggATTGCAAGCAACTCAGCTAAACTCACGCCACAGCACCCGAAAGGCAAAGTTTACTCGGCCAACTACATCCATGAAGTGCCTGAATTCCTCCGTGAATATGTCATTGACATTCcgaatgttgaagatgatgggaaTTGTGGATATATATGCATTGCTTCCTTGATGGGCAAGGGAGAACAAAATTGGCGTCAAGTCCTACAAGACATGATAAAGGAGCTTAGATTACGACAAGGTGTTTATCATGGTATGTATGGCACCAACACATGTTACGAAAAAGTACTACAAGCCTTGCATCTTGCTCCAAATGAGTTTGCAACGGAGGAGAAGTGGTTATGCGTGCCGGATATGGGCCACGTTGTTGCTACGATGTACCAGATTGTGTTTGTGACATTGTCGAATCGAGGGGGCGCCACCTACTTCCCACCCACCGGTCCAGTGCTACATCCGTTAGAGAACCAGATTATATGTTTACTCTTTGTCAACAACAATCACTGGGTGAAG GAGCTTATTTCAAGTGACTTTCCTTTGCCAACGGTTAATCCACAATGGATGTATCATTGTACTGTTGAAGCTCGTGGTTGGCAGCTACCATACCTGGATCGCATGATCCTATTCAACGAACTCTATCGAAAGGCAAATGTAGACATACATAAGATCGATGGAATCATAAATCTCGCTGAAGATTAG